The nucleotide sequence GTGTTCGGCAACGCGGTGCATCCCGCCGCCTGGCTGCATCGCCTCGGTGATCAGCTGCGCGGTCTCACCGCCGACGACCCGCGCAACGAGTCGGCGCAGGCGATGGCGCAGATGTTCGACGAGATGGCCGAGGGCCGCGGCGACGAGCGGCCCGGCCGGGACATCCCGGTGAAGGACATCCACTGGATCTACTTCACCGACGCGCTGATCGTGCCGACGGCGGCGGCCGGGCCGAACTACGTCGATCCGGCCTGCTGGCAGGTGGCGCTGCGCGAGGTCAGCGCATGGACGATCGGCCTCCCGCCACGATAGTGACCACTGTCACTCACACCTTCGCGTGAGGATCCACCGTTGCGACACCTCACACGTGTGTCGGGCGGATCAACTGGGCACTGGAAGTCATCCAGGCCCGATCCGGTTCCTCACCCGGCCCGACGGATCTCGGGCCACGACCAGGAGGCGTGAACAACCATGAGCACCACCGACGCGAAGACCCCCGCCGTCACCGGCACCCCGTCGGCTCTGCAGTCCGAGCACGGCAGCACCCGGATCGCGGAGACCGTCGTCTCCAAGATCGCCGGGCTGGCCGCTCGTGAGGTCAACGGCATCCACGCGCTGGGCGGCGGGGCGGCCCGTGCCTTCGGCGCGCTGCGCGAGCGCATCCCGGGCGGCACGACCAACGCCTCGCAGGGCGTCTCGGTCGAGGTCGGCGAGAAGCAGGCCGCGGTCGACATCAACGTCGTCGTCGAGTACGGCGTGTCCATTGCGGACCTGGCGAAGGCCGTGCGCCGCAACGTCATCTCCGCCCTGGAGCGGATGACCGGGCTCGAGGTCGTCGAGGTCAACATCTCCGTCGACGACGTGCACCTGCCGTCCGAGGACGACCACGAGGACGCCAAGGAGACGAAGCGGATCGACACCCCGTCGCGGGTGGCGTGAACGCGCCGGTCGCCGCGGCCGGAACCGACGCCGACCGGATCGCCGTCGCCACGCTGAGCTGCCCCGCGGTGGCCCGGCTGCACGGCGGCCGGTTCGGCGAGGTCGCCACCTACCTGCCGGGGCGCCGGATCGGCGGTGTCCGGCTGCGGTCCACACCGGACGGCGACGCGGTCGAGATCCACGTGGTCGGCCGCTACCCGGCGACGGTTGCCGAGGTCGCCGGCCAGGTCCGCGCCGTGCTGAAGCCGATCGTCGGGTCGGCACGGGTGGACGTGGTGGTCGGCGACTACGCCGGCGAGATCGAGCACCCGTCCGCGGAACGCGGCTGAATCGCCGGAGCTCCATCCACTCCTCTGCAAGGACGTGAGCGCGATGCCCATCCTCAACAACACTCAGATCGGCCTGCTCGCCGGCCTGCTCCTCGGTATCGCCGGGGTCGTCGGCGGATTCGGCGGGTTCGTCATCGCACTCGTGCTGGGTGCGATCGGCCTGCTCGCCGGGCGCTGGCTGGACGGCGGGCTCGACCTCACGGAGCTCTCGGAGCGTTCCGGGTTGACCGGGCGCGGCTCCGACCGGGTCCGGTGAGCCGGTCGTGACCGCCACCGTCCCGGAGTCGCCCACGGCTCCGCCGCACCCGCACGACGCCCCGACCGTGGTGCTCGAACCCGGCGCCGATCCGGCCGTCGATCAGCGCGGCCGGGTCGACGTCGCCGATCAGGTCGTCGAGAAGATCGCGATCGCCGCGCTGGCCGAGACCGACGGTGTCGGCGGTACGTCCGGGACCGTCGACCGGATGCTCGGCCGCGACGAGGCAGGCGGGCGCCCCCGCGTGTCCGCCACCGTCTCCGGCCGGTCGGTCCGGCTCGACGCCCGGATCTCCGTCGCCTACCCGTCCCCGGTCGCCGCGACCTGTGACCGGGCCCGCGCACACGTCGTGCGGCAGGTGGAGTCGCTCACCGGTCTGGGTGTGGCCAGGGTGGACATCGCGGTGTCCGCGCTGACCCTCCCGCGGGCGTCCTCGACGGGCAGGGATCTCGCATGATCCGCCGTCCCCGTCGCTCGGTCGCCGCCTCGCTGGTCGCCCTCGTGCTGCTGGCGGCCTGCGTGCTGCTGGCGGTCGCCGTCGTGCAGCAGCTGATCGGCCAACAGCCGGTGCTCCCGTTCGCCGACCTGAACGCGTTCGGGGCCGGCCTGACCGGCGCCGACGTCGCGTTCCTGGCGCTCTCCGGGGTGCTCGCGCTCGTCGGTCTGCTCCTGCTCCTGGTCGCGCTGCGGCCCGGCACCCCCACGGTGCTGCCGCTGGCCGGGCGGGACGGGGCCGGCACCACCGTGACCGACACCGGCATCACCCGGCGCAGCCTCGATCGGGCGCTGTCCGACGCCGCGACCGGCGTCGACGGGATCGCCAGGGCGAACGTGTCGAGCACCCGGCGGACGGCGTCGGTGTCGGCGCACGCCTCGTTCGGCGACGCGACGGCGCTGCGCACCGCGGTCCGTGACGCGGTGTCCGAGCGGCTCGCCGCGATCGGCCCGTCCCGCAGTCCGCGGGTCCGGGTGAAGGTCACCGGAACGAAGGAGTCGTGATGGCCGCCGCGAACCCCCCGGCCCGCCTCAACCGGAGCCTGCTGCTGCTGATCGGCCTCGTGCTGCTGATCGCGGGCGCGGCCGGGCTGGCGTTCGGCAGCGGATCGCTGCGGTCGCTGCTGCCCGGGCTCGATCCGTCCGCCCCGCTGCTGCCCGGCGCGCTCGACCCGCCGGCCTGGGTGCCGTGGGTGACGCTGGCGGCGGCCGTCGTCGTCGGGCTGCTGGCGCTGCGCTGGCTGCTGGCCCAGGCCCGGCGCCGGCCGCGGACCTCGGACTGGACACTGCCCGCCGCGCAGGTCGCCGGCCGCGACGCCGGGATCACCCGGCTGCACTCCGATCACGCCGCCGCCGCGCTCGCCGCCGACGTCGAGTCCTACGACGGGGTCCAGCGGGCCGCCGCGGTGCTCGTCGGCGACCGGACCCGGCCGGTAGTGCACCTCGACGTCACCGCGGAGACCGGGGCCGACCTGGCCACGCTGCGGGACCTGATCGACGACCACGCACTGCCCCGGCTGCTCTCCGCGCTCGGCGCCGAGGGCGGGCGGACCGAGCTGGTGCTGCGGCTGGTGGAGCCGAAGCGGACCTCGCGCGTCGGCTAGCGCGAACCGTCCACGAAGGTCCCGGCGATCCGCAGGCCGCTGCCGCCCGCGATCCGCAGCAGCCCGGCCAACGCGATCACCAGCCCGGCCATCTCGCAGGTCTCCTCGGCGCCGGCCAGCAGGTTGTAGCCGAACGCGTGCACGTCGCCGGTCTGCTCGAACACCGCACCACCGACGGCTTCCAGGCCCACCGCGCCGAACAGGAACACCGCCGCACCGGCGATCACGATCCAGCTGCCCGGGCGACGCAGCAGCATCGGCAGGCAGAGCACCGCGACGATCAGGACCAGCACCGATGCCGGGATGATCCAGGCGTAGGTCAGCAGGCCGCTGGTCCCGAACGTGGTGTGGATGATCCAGCCGATCTGCTCGTGGTTCGCGGCGGTCTCGTCCATCGCGACGACCGCGCAGGCCAGGCTCAGCAGGATCCACCGCCAGCGCTCCCGGCGCACCGAGTTCGCCGCGATCAGCGCGAGGACCGCGGCGTTCGCCAGGTGCACCGCCGAGCTGAACCAGGTGGAGATGTTCAGCTCGTTGCCGAGCCGGATCGGTGCCGGGATCTCGAACCCGGGGCGGCCGATCCCGTACACGGCGGCTCCGAAGTGGGCGATCGCGAGCAGCGCCGCGATCACCCCGGCGACGGTCACCACCCGGGACGGCCGCAGCAGGGCCAGGTGCGGCGCCCCGACCGGCGGCTGCGCCGCCGGGGACGGCTCGGCGGGCGCGGGGGCCCGGGCACCCGCCTCGCGGTCGTCGAACCGCGGGATCACCTCGGTCGCCGGGTCCTCGTCGGCGCTGCGCGCCAGGTGGTGCTGGGCGGTCATGTCCCCTCCTTCTGCGCGGCCGGGGGAGTCGGCCCGCCGCCGCGTCCGGGTGGCTCCGCGTCGTTCGGGGAACGGGAGGCGCAGGACAGGCGTCGGGACGTCGGCCGTCAGGTGACTGCAAGGTAAACGAGCGTCCGCCCGGCAGGAAACGCGGTATCGGTCCGCAACGCAACGATCACCCCGGGTGGGGCCCCCTGCCGGTCACGACCAGGGGCGGGCCGAGCGGGCCGTCCAGTACCGCTCGGCAGGCTCGGCCAGCGCGGCCAGCTCGTCGGCGGCCCCGGCCGGGACCGTCCACCGCGCACCGTCGACATTGCTGCCGAGCTGTGCGGTGTCCACCGGCCCCAGCAGCACCCGCCACGCCCACGGATTGGCCAGCGCCACGGCGACGGCCAGCTGGTCCACCGGCACGCCGAACCGATCGGCGAGCGCGACGGCGGCGGGATCTCCGCCCGGAGCCAGCCTGCCGTTCGCGAACACCTCCTTGAGGATCACCAGGGCACCGGTGCCTGCCGCCTCGGCGAGCGCGGGCCCGGCCGAGGGCTCGAGCGGATTCCAGGTGGACTGGAACGAGGTGAACAGCGGCTCGCCGTCCACCCGCACCTCCAGCGCGCGGCGTACCGCGTCGGCCTGCGCGGGACCGGAGGTGGAGATCCCGATCCGGACGCCGCGCTCGCGCAGGTGCGCGAGCGCGCGGTGCACCCTGGTGTCGTCGAGCACGCCGGTGTCCAGCGTCGCCGAGTGCACGTGGTAGATCCCGAGCCGGTCACCGAGCAGCTCGCCGGTCAGCGCGTACTGCTCGGTGAAGGCGTCCAGCGAGTGGTCCTTGATCTCGTGGCGCTCCGCATCCATCCGCCAGCCGCCGACGTAGCGGTATCCCCACTTGGACCCGATCTCGACGTCGTCGATCTCCGGGTGGGCGGCCAGCCAGCCGGCCAGGAACTCCTCGGCGCGCCCGTAGGAGCGCGCGACGTCGAGGTAGCGGACGCCCGCCGCGTAGCCGGCGTCGAGCAGCTCGTGGGTGCGTGTCCGCAGGGTCTCGACGTCGCGGACGGCGCCGAGCCGCTCCGCGCGGCCGGAGGTGATGTAGGCGGGGCGGGCGATGGCGGCCAGACCGAGGCCGAGCCGGGACGCGGAGGCGGACATGGGGACAGCCTGCCGTTCCGGGCCCGGAGCTGCCACCGGCGATGAAACACCTGTTGCATGTGCTTGACCCCGCCCGTAACGTCGCTCCCATGCCAACCGAGGGCTGGGTCCTGCTGCTCGCCCAGTTGCCGGCCTCGCCGTCGAGTCCGCGGGTGACGCTGTGGCGGCGCGCCAGGGCCGCCGGCGCCGTCGGCCTGCAGAACGGCGCGTGGGTGCTGCCCGCCACCGACACCCACCGGGAGTTCTTCGACGGCCTGGCCGGCTACGTCCGGGAACACGGCGGCTCCGCGTACGCGATGGAGACCGTCGCCCGCGACGACGACGGGATCGTCGCCCGGTTCCGCGCCGAGCGCGCCAAGGAGTTCGCCGAGTTCGCCGAGCGCACCGGCGCGCTGCTGGCCGAGCTGGAGAAGGAGTCGGCGCGCGACAACTTCTCCTTCGCCGAACTGGAGGAGAACGAGCAGGACATCGACCGGCTCACCGGCTGGCTGGCCAAGATCACGGCCCGGGACTTCTTCCCGGACGAACGACTCAAGGACGCCGAGGCCATGCTGGACCGCTGTCGCCGGTCGATGGAGGCCTTCACCGCGGCCGTCTACCGCGCCGAGGGTGTCGCGCCGGACCTGCCGCCGCGCGAGGAATGAGCGCGCACTCCGCGACCGCACACTCGGTCGTGGAGGATCTCGGAACCGACCCGGTGGCCGGACTGGACGACACCGAGGCCGCCGCCCGGCTCGCCGAGCACGGACCCAACCGGTGGGTCGTCCCCCGCCGGGTCACCTTCCGGCAGGTGCTCGCGGACGAGATCACCGAGCCGATGATGGTGCTGCTGGTCGCGGTGGCGGTGCTCTACGGCCTCTGGGGCCGCCTGGAGGACACCGTCGCCATCGTCGCGATCATCGTCGTGGTGGTGCTGGTCGAGGTGTTCGCCGAGTTCCGTGCGAAGTCGGTGATCGCCGCACTGGGGACACTGACCGCCCCGACCACACCGGTGCTGCGCGCCGGCCGCACCCGCTCGGTCCCGACCGAGGACCTGGTGCCCGGCGACGTGCTCCCACTGGCGGCCGGCGCCCGGATCGCCGCGGACGTCCGGCTCACCGAGACCTGGGGCCTGCGGATCGACGAGTCCGCGCTGACCGGCGAGTCGGTGGCCGCCGCCAAGGACGCCCGGCGGGTGCTCGACGAGGCAGTTCCGCTCGGCGACCGCGCCAATCTGGCGTTCGCCGGTACCACCGTCGTCGCCGGGCGGGCCCGCGGTGTCGTCGTCGCCACCGGGACCTCGACCGAGCTGGGTGCGATCACCGGTCTGATCGTCGCCGGGCGACCACCGCGCACCCCGCTGCAGCAGGCCATGCGGGACCTGTCGAAGGCGCTCGCGACGCTGGCGATCGGGTTCAGCGTGCTGGTCCCACTGATCGGTGTGCTGGGCGGGCAGCCGTGGCGGGACATGGTGCTGACCGGGTTGACGCTCGCGTTCGCGACCGTCCCCGAGGAACTCCCGATCATCATCAGCCTGGTGCTGGGGCTCGGCGCGCACCGGCTGTCCCGGCGCCGCGGGCTGGTCCGCAGGCTGCGCGCCGCCGAGACCCTCGGCGCGGTCACCGTCATCGCGACCGACAAGACCGGCACGCTGACCGAGAACCGGATGGCGGTCGACCACGCGGAACCGGTGGCCGGCACCACTGACGAGCTGCTCGCCGCCGGCGCCGCCTGCACCGAGGCGACCCCGGAACCCGACGGTGGCTGGGCAGGCGACCCGACCGATGTCGCGTTCCTGGTCGCGGCCCGCGACCGCGGTCTGCCACCGGCGCCGGAACCGGTGCGCCGGTTCGCCTTCGATCCGGTCCGCGAATCGATGACGGTGGTGCTGGCGGACCACCGGGTCGTCACCACCGGGGCCCCGGAGTCGGTGCTCGCCCGCTGCCGGGTGGCGGATCCGGCGGTACTCGCCCGCGCGGAGCAGCTCGCAGCCATGGGCCTGCGGGTGATCGCGGTCGCGACCCGGACGGCCACCGAGCTCCCCGGCCGGGTCGAGGACGCCGAGCGGGACCTGGAGCTCACCGGGCTCGTCGCGCTGTCCGACCCACCCCGGCCCGGAGCGGCCGGCGCGATCGACGCGGCGCACCGCGCCGGCATCCGGGTGCTGATGGTGACCGGCGACCATCCGGCGTGCGCCCGAGCGGTCGCCGCGCAGGTCGGGATCCCCGGTGCCGAGCTGCTCACCGGCCCGGAGCTGGACCTGCTCGGCGACGACGACCTCGCCGCCGCCCTCACCCGGGTGACGCTGTTCGCCCGGGTGACCCCCGCCCACAAGCTGCGGCTGGTCACCGCGCTGCAGGACGGCGGGGAGGTCGTCGCGGTCACCGGGGACGGGGTGAACGACGCCCCGGCGCTGGCCCGCGCCGACGTCGGCGTCGCGATGGGGTCGTCGGGCACCGACGTCGCCCGGGACGCCGCCGATCTGGTCCTCGCCGACGACGACGTCTCCACCCTCACCCGCGCACTGCGCGAGGGCCGCACGCTGCACGACAACCTGCGCAAGGGCGTGAAGTACTACCTGGCCTGCAAGGCGGGCCTGGTGGCGACGGCCGCGGCCGGGGTCGCCGCCGGCCTGCCGATCCCGTTCGCGCCGATCCAGATCGTCGTCCTGGAGATGTACATGGACGTCGCGGGCACGGCGACCTTCGCCGCCGAGCGCAGCGAGCGCGACGCGATGGACCGGCGGCCACGGGGCAGGTCGGAGCGCTTCCTCGACCGGCCGCTGGTGGCCGATCTGCTGGCCGGCGGCGCCTCGCTGTTCGCCGCGGTCGGCGGGCTCTACCTGGTCTCGTCGTACACCGGGACGGACACCGCGACCGCACAGACACTCGCCTTCGTGGGCTGGATGTCGGGCTACCTCGCGCTGGCCTGGGTGATGCGGACCGAACGCACGCCGCTGCTGCGGGCCGGGCTGTTCTCGAACCGGTTCCTGCCACTGTGGACGATGGTGACGGCGGCGTCGCTGGCCATGGTCATGACGGTGCCCCCGCTGCGGGCGGCGCTGCGGCTGGTGCCGCTGACCGGCGCCCAGTGGCTCACGGCGGTGCTGGTGCCGGTGCTCGCGGTGTCCTGGATCGAGGTGCGCAAGACGCTGCGCGCGCGGCGCCCGGCCGATCGTGCTACACCACCTTCGTGACTACCGCCCCGGTCCTGTCCCGGTCGGCCCCCGAGCCGCCGCGCACCGTCACCGTCGGGGAGCACCCCGACCAGGTCCTCGATCTGTGGCCGGACGGGGAGCCCGGACGCCCGCTGGTCGCGCTCGTGCACGGCGGGTTCTGGCGGCCCCGGTTCGACCGGGTGCACCTGCGACCGATGGCGGGCGCGCTCAACGAGGCGGGCTGGCCGGTGGCCTCGCTGGAGTACCGGCGGATCCCCGGCGACCCGGCGGCGACGGTCGCCGACGTGCTGGCCGGGCTGCGCGCGGCACACGAGCACTCCGGCCCGGTCGTCGCGGTCGGCCACTCCGCGGGCGGGCACCTGGTGCTGCACGCGGCCGCAACCGAGCCCGGCCTGGTCCACGGAACCGTCGCGCTGGCACCGGTCGCCGATCTCGCGCTCGCCGACGACCGCGATCTGGGCGACGGCGCGGTGCGCGAGTACCTGGGCGGGCCGGCGGCGGAGCATCCGGAGCTGGACCCGGCGCTGCGACCGACGCCGCCAGGGCCGGTGACGATCGTGCACGGCGACACCGACGACCGCGTCCCGCTCGCGATCTCGGAGTCCTACCTGGCTCGGCATCCGGGCACCCGGCTGGTGGTCCTGCCCGGGGTGGAGCACTTCGGCGTCGTCGATCCGCAGTCGGACGCCTGGGCCGCAGTGGCAGCCGAGATCGCGACGTTCGGGACATCTCCGCCGGGACCGCTAGCCTCCGGCGGGTGAATGCGCCCGGGGAGCCACCCCGCCA is from Pseudonocardia autotrophica and encodes:
- a CDS encoding DUF6286 domain-containing protein, which codes for MIRRPRRSVAASLVALVLLAACVLLAVAVVQQLIGQQPVLPFADLNAFGAGLTGADVAFLALSGVLALVGLLLLLVALRPGTPTVLPLAGRDGAGTTVTDTGITRRSLDRALSDAATGVDGIARANVSSTRRTASVSAHASFGDATALRTAVRDAVSERLAAIGPSRSPRVRVKVTGTKES
- a CDS encoding alpha/beta hydrolase family protein; protein product: MTTAPVLSRSAPEPPRTVTVGEHPDQVLDLWPDGEPGRPLVALVHGGFWRPRFDRVHLRPMAGALNEAGWPVASLEYRRIPGDPAATVADVLAGLRAAHEHSGPVVAVGHSAGGHLVLHAAATEPGLVHGTVALAPVADLALADDRDLGDGAVREYLGGPAAEHPELDPALRPTPPGPVTIVHGDTDDRVPLAISESYLARHPGTRLVVLPGVEHFGVVDPQSDAWAAVAAEIATFGTSPPGPLASGG
- a CDS encoding Asp23/Gls24 family envelope stress response protein, whose product is MNAPVAAAGTDADRIAVATLSCPAVARLHGGRFGEVATYLPGRRIGGVRLRSTPDGDAVEIHVVGRYPATVAEVAGQVRAVLKPIVGSARVDVVVGDYAGEIEHPSAERG
- a CDS encoding Chromate resistance protein ChrB, which translates into the protein MPTEGWVLLLAQLPASPSSPRVTLWRRARAAGAVGLQNGAWVLPATDTHREFFDGLAGYVREHGGSAYAMETVARDDDGIVARFRAERAKEFAEFAERTGALLAELEKESARDNFSFAELEENEQDIDRLTGWLAKITARDFFPDERLKDAEAMLDRCRRSMEAFTAAVYRAEGVAPDLPPREE
- a CDS encoding aldo/keto reductase; translation: MSASASRLGLGLAAIARPAYITSGRAERLGAVRDVETLRTRTHELLDAGYAAGVRYLDVARSYGRAEEFLAGWLAAHPEIDDVEIGSKWGYRYVGGWRMDAERHEIKDHSLDAFTEQYALTGELLGDRLGIYHVHSATLDTGVLDDTRVHRALAHLRERGVRIGISTSGPAQADAVRRALEVRVDGEPLFTSFQSTWNPLEPSAGPALAEAAGTGALVILKEVFANGRLAPGGDPAAVALADRFGVPVDQLAVAVALANPWAWRVLLGPVDTAQLGSNVDGARWTVPAGAADELAALAEPAERYWTARSARPWS
- a CDS encoding Asp23/Gls24 family envelope stress response protein, with product MTATVPESPTAPPHPHDAPTVVLEPGADPAVDQRGRVDVADQVVEKIAIAALAETDGVGGTSGTVDRMLGRDEAGGRPRVSATVSGRSVRLDARISVAYPSPVAATCDRARAHVVRQVESLTGLGVARVDIAVSALTLPRASSTGRDLA
- a CDS encoding Asp23/Gls24 family envelope stress response protein; protein product: MSTTDAKTPAVTGTPSALQSEHGSTRIAETVVSKIAGLAAREVNGIHALGGGAARAFGALRERIPGGTTNASQGVSVEVGEKQAAVDINVVVEYGVSIADLAKAVRRNVISALERMTGLEVVEVNISVDDVHLPSEDDHEDAKETKRIDTPSRVA
- a CDS encoding cation-translocating P-type ATPase gives rise to the protein MSAHSATAHSVVEDLGTDPVAGLDDTEAAARLAEHGPNRWVVPRRVTFRQVLADEITEPMMVLLVAVAVLYGLWGRLEDTVAIVAIIVVVVLVEVFAEFRAKSVIAALGTLTAPTTPVLRAGRTRSVPTEDLVPGDVLPLAAGARIAADVRLTETWGLRIDESALTGESVAAAKDARRVLDEAVPLGDRANLAFAGTTVVAGRARGVVVATGTSTELGAITGLIVAGRPPRTPLQQAMRDLSKALATLAIGFSVLVPLIGVLGGQPWRDMVLTGLTLAFATVPEELPIIISLVLGLGAHRLSRRRGLVRRLRAAETLGAVTVIATDKTGTLTENRMAVDHAEPVAGTTDELLAAGAACTEATPEPDGGWAGDPTDVAFLVAARDRGLPPAPEPVRRFAFDPVRESMTVVLADHRVVTTGAPESVLARCRVADPAVLARAEQLAAMGLRVIAVATRTATELPGRVEDAERDLELTGLVALSDPPRPGAAGAIDAAHRAGIRVLMVTGDHPACARAVAAQVGIPGAELLTGPELDLLGDDDLAAALTRVTLFARVTPAHKLRLVTALQDGGEVVAVTGDGVNDAPALARADVGVAMGSSGTDVARDAADLVLADDDVSTLTRALREGRTLHDNLRKGVKYYLACKAGLVATAAAGVAAGLPIPFAPIQIVVLEMYMDVAGTATFAAERSERDAMDRRPRGRSERFLDRPLVADLLAGGASLFAAVGGLYLVSSYTGTDTATAQTLAFVGWMSGYLALAWVMRTERTPLLRAGLFSNRFLPLWTMVTAASLAMVMTVPPLRAALRLVPLTGAQWLTAVLVPVLAVSWIEVRKTLRARRPADRATPPS